The sequence GTTAGAAAAAATAATATCTATTGCATCTTGAGACATATCATCACGCAGCATTTGTTTTTCAACATTGGACCTAAAATAGCCGTCAACAGATATAATCCAAGGTTCCATATTATCATTTTCATTTACTGAAATCAAAGAATCATTCATTGCTGACATCTCCTTTTCTAACATCTTCAAGAATTTCATTCATTTTTAAACGAATATCACATGCGTTTATTCTCCCATCTGGTGATAGCATAAGGGAATCGATTTCGGCTAATACAAGCGCTATACACATTTTCATCATGATAGGCATAAACTCTTTTTTCTTGACCAGTGGCTTAAAGAAAGCATGTTTCATATTTATTTGCAATGTATATTCAAGCTTTGACTTTTCCTCAACAAGTAACCAATGGGCAGTAGGATTTGACATCTCAAATATAATATGGAAAAGGTATTCAATTCCTCTATATTTAAATTTATAATTAACCTGTGAACCTCCCTCTAAAATCACACCGTCATCATTAAAATCGACTATTTCTTCCGGTAATTGCTCTTCTTGTAAATCAATTTTCGTGTCACTTGGAATATTATTTTCAATCAAGGTAAACTTATCATCTTCAATAGATCTGTCCGCTTCATGAGATAGTTCAATAATCTCTACGTGAACATCATCCACCAGTCCAGAGTTAGACAAATCTTTAACTGCATTTTTAACCAATTCATTAGTATTAATTTTTTCTCTAACACGTATGGATTCGGCTTTTCGACGGTAATCTTGTGAGAATTTTTCTAATTCCTTTATAAATGCTTCTTCTAGACCACTATTATGCCAATCAAAATTATCTTTTGCTTGCGTTACTGGCCAGTTATCCATATGTAATTCCCCAAATAATCGTTGGTATGCATAGGAGTTCGAATCCCCAAATAATTCTGTTGGCCTATAATTTTTTTCAGAACCACCAACAATAACTCGACCACGTCGCAATAATGTAAATCCAGCATCTTTAAGACTACCTGGAATTCGAATCGCAATAAAACCGGTTACTTTCAGTTCCTTGTTGTCATGTAAAATCGAAAATCGTATATCTTTTTTCCATTCTTTGGAATGATTCTCCTGATTAATCTCCTTAAAAATAGGGGCCTCGTTAAATTGTAAAAGAGTACCATTATAATATATTTTTATTAATCCACTTCTAATATCTTCTCGATAAATACTACTCAATAATTGTTTAACAGCCCATACCGTACGCGAACCGCTAATTTTTTTATTCAGTTTTTTAATTACAATTTTTGTATAGTGCTCCTTTAAATTTACTGTTTCTTCCGTAACGTCTACTTCTTCAGTTTTATATTTCTCCAGTTGATCTATATCAATCTCAGTATAGTATTTGTTCTTAGAATTAAGTTGAGTTGACTCAACTGACCATAAGGAGCCAAACCAGCATGCAGCTGTTTTTAAGCCCATCCCAAATTCATTTCTTCCTGAAGTATTCTTGGGTGGTTTATCCAAAATAACAGCACGTTGAAAATCTGACCATTCCATACCAAAAGCATCATCCCTTATGACCAGACTATCTCCATTCAGTTTATCTTCGACATAATCAATATTTATTACAAGTCCCTTATAGTATTTGGTAGATAATAACTCATCTTTATGATCATAAAAACTTTGCGTTGAGTTATCTATAAATTCAGCAATTGCAGTCCATGGCTGATAACTAAGTCGTTTATATGTGGCATAAACTCCACTTGTAGGTCTAATATTGATACGTCTATTCATTTTCTTCATCCCCCCAACCTTCATTAGCCAAAGCGAATAATTGTTCCCCAAGAATTTTTAAAACTCTGACATTAACAGAATTCCCTAACTGTTTATAGGCAGCCTTATCATTTCTTGGAAACTTAAACTTACCATGAAAGTTTTGTAGATTGGCAGCTTCTCTTTGAGTTATATGTCTAAAATGTTGTTTTTGTCTATCCCATATAATAGGGGTATTAACCATAGCAACTAAAGATGGATAATAAGTAGGACGCTTTATACGTATTCCGGATTGTCGAATTTGAATAATAGTGTTATGTATATCATCAACATCAATACCACAATTCCATTCAAATTTTTGAAGAAGCTTGATGCGATTAAACATATCATATCTAACAATCCAGTCATCAATAAAATCCCTGTTTTCTAAATATAGCTTTCGATTGTTATCTACAAAACGCTTTTTCCAATTAGGCATATCCTCATACCCCTGTTCTTGGCGAAATAAATCCTCATCTTCAAAATTTACTCCAAAACTGTTTAACCATATAGGGAATCCAATCACTCCAATATTTGTTGCTTGCCTAAATTCATCCCAAGCAAATATCATTTCTTCCTGTTCAGCAGTTATTAGATAATCGTCGGATACATCCTGTTCGAGAATTTTCCAGGCATCGCCCATTTGACAAACCTTGTAATATTTTTTTAAATTTAAATCATTAACATGAATACATCCATTATTTAATATTTCATTATTCTTTATTGATTTTTTGATACCTAAAATATAAACTCTTTCTCGAATTTGTGGTAAACCAAAATCAGAAGGCGAAAGTATTATGGGTTTTTCTGTAATATAAAAGTTTCTTTTGCTTAATTCGCTTTTTATCACATCCCAATTCTCAGATTTATCAGCCAAATTGCGCACATTTTCAAGAATAACAAATTTTACTTCTGGATGCCCATCAAGAATATCTATGATTTTAAAGAATAAATTGCCACGGCTTTCATCTTTAAATCCCTTTTGATATCCAGCTTTACTAAATGGTTGACATGGAAAGCCAGCGCATAATACATCAAATGAATCAATTGTAAGTGGATCAATATCATTAACATTACCTCGAACCTTACCCTCAAGCGTTTTATAATTAAGGTTATACGTTTCAACACAAGCTTGATTAATTTCAGCTGCCATTAAGCATTCACCACCAAGATACCTCATTGCTTGATGGAACCCTCCGATGCCTGCAAATAAATCAATAAATTTAAATTTGTTTGCCTTCAATTCTGTTTACCTACTTTTCATAATATTCTCTCTTATATGGAACATTAAAATTCAATTTATTACATCTAAAATATCTCCAATATTACAATCCAATGCTTTGCAAATTCTTGTAAGAATTTCAAGAGACACATATTCATTTTTATTTAATTTGGTCAACGTAGCAGGAGACAAGTTTGCCACTTGTCGAAATTGAGGTTTTGTTATACTCTTTTCAATTAATAAAATCCATAGTTTTTTATAATCAACTGACATCTTAATACACCTCATTAATTTGCAAATTCTTAATCTTAATATAATATTTTCTATGTATTTTATCATAAAAATCGACAATATACAACAGAGAATCGTGTATGTAAACGATTCTCTGTCGTAATTTATTTATGTCAAGAAAAAGTTATGATAAATTTTTTCTACTTATCCAAAAGTTTATTTGCATATTATTTTGATTAAAATTTACAGATAAGTTCATATTATATTCGCTTTTTATCACTGCATTTACATTGGTGCTTTTGTGACTTAGTTCCACGATTCTCATTAACATTCTTTAGGGATAAGATATTTTTGCTAGTAATCAGTTGCCTGTAACTTACCAGTTTTAATCCAACTGTTGATGGTGGCTCGATTGTACCCTAATAAAATACTTATTTGTTCTATTGCCAATATAGCCGATCCTAACATATATTTTATTTATACATAAAAAGTTCCTCAATAAAAACAAGCGTGACTTTGTGGCCTATTTTGATGTTACCCCTTGGTAAAAGATTCGCAGCATCCCCCTCCGTAGAGGAATGGAATGATAAACTTAACTGTGGGGGGCATCCAAGATGCAAACTTTTGGTAAACTTAACCTACTGAGTATGCCAAATTTACCAATTGTCTCTCCAGACAATTCGTCGAAGGCTTCGAGTAGAAGAAAATCACGGTTGGTGACGGTAAACTGCATATACACTTTTAGGGTAACAACGACTACATTTTCATTAGACCGGAAGATGATCTGTAGGGCGATCAGTCCTTCAATTTCTGCATAGCAATAGGAGTTAGGTGCTACTACCCAACCATGTTACCACAATTCTGATAATTAGCTACAACAAGTCTCAAAAATGACGAACATGGCCTCAGCAGCATTAAATTCAACAAAGTCTTTTCCATGCCAGAACATATTTTCATAAACAATCTCGGCATGGCCGGAGCGTAAGCAGTTTGGTAAAACAAGTGAAAGCAAAATATCTAACGTTTATATTACTTTGCATTGCTATAAAACCAATCCTTAAATCCCGCATTTCGAGCTGCATTATATATCGGCAGTAGAATATTCTCAAGGTTTTCTTGAAACTCACTTTTTGATATATTCTCTTTATACAGTTTCGTCATTACATTATCACTATTCACATGCTCTCTGCTGCATTTTAAAAATTCCTTATGTACAACATCGTACTTCCACATCATCTGATAAGAAAAATACTCCTTTTCAATTAATGCAGGAAAATACGTTTTCCAATCCGGAAGGTTATTACTCTTGCTACAATTTATGCTTTTTGTGGTAGGATGCAGATTCCAAAATTCGTCATGGGCTACATAAGACCACGGAATAAAATGATCGATCGAAAGTGTTTCTCCCGTCAAAACTTTATTTCCATAAATATCAGTAACAGGAGTAATCTCCATAATTGTCTTCCAATACTTAATAACTTTATTTAGCTTCCTATCCTTAGGCGGCTCTAATTTACTGGAAATTCCCGGTACATTCGGATTCCTCCGTTGCAAGTACATAATTAAATTATATTGAATCCATCCCTTTAAAATCTCCTGATTCTTTCTTATATAAGTGCACCATTCCGGTCGTACACAGATAGAAGTACCCATTCCGCAGATATCAGAATAATAATACATCAATCTTTTTTCCTGATTCATTCTCGATGCAAGATTTGGTTTAGAAAGGTTCCATTCACTACCCGCAAAGGCTTCAACAAAAGGAGCCTGTAAACGATAAGGAACAAAATAAGTCAAAGTCCGCTTCATCTCAAATATCTTCTTATCATTACACTGTTCCAGATAGTTAAGAATATTTACCTTCTTTTCACTGGTTTTCATACCGCTGATTTCATGGATATAATGTACCAAAGCTTCCAGTGTATCAGATGGCCCTAAATTTAATTTATACTCTGACACCATATACCAGGAATCTGCAATCATTTCATTTATCAATTCTTGATATGTCAGTCTCTCTTTCCCAGAGATAACCTTATTCACAATTGCCTGGAACCAAAATATCTTATAAGATTCACTCATCTTATCAAATAATCTTCCTAAACGCTCAATACTCAAATTTTCAGAATATGGTAACTGCATCATAGTATTCTCCGCCGCAATTATTTCCTTTAAATATTTTTCAACTCTGGCATCTCAAGCCCCAACGCCCTGATAAAGTCCTTTTCTGTCTCCAACTCCGCCTCTGCAATAAACCGGATAAATTTCTCCGGCTCTGCGTGCGCTCCTTCCAGAGCCTGAATATAGTCATTTCTTATATAAGGAGAAATAACACAAGGCAAATACCCCTTTTGTATTAAAGCCGTATTCATCAGCAGCCTGGCCGTCCTCCCGTTCCCATCTTCAAATGGATGGATAAATATAAACCTCCGATGTAATTCTGCAGCAAAGGTAACCGGATCATAGTTGTCTCGCTCTTTTTCTATCCAATCACACAAATATTTTATTTCCTGCTCTATCTTGTCCGGTGCACAAACCGAATAAGATGAACCTGTAATAACGACACGTACCGTTCTATATACCCCTGCCTTGCTTTCAGATATGCCAGAGTAAAAAAGTCGGTGAAGTTCCTTAATATCTGATTCTTGAATTGTTTGCTTATCAATCAGCGAAAACATGTAATCATAAGCGTGGCTGTGTCCATACGCTTCCAATGCTTCTCTAAGGGATTTACCTCCAACTGTAATTCCATCTTCAAGAAGCACCTTTGTTTCACTAATTGTCAATGTATTTCCTTCTAAAGCGTTTGAAGACCAAGTTGTAGAAATGCGAAAGAAATCACGTACCTGTTTCAACATATCCCCTTCAAACGGTCTGGCTTTCCTTATAACCTGATGGCATAATTCCACTTTTTTTATAAAATTAGTATCCAACCTTTCCCCAACCTTTCTAAAATTTTAGACTCTGATAGCAATATCTCAAACTCTACTACAATCTCCTGATTCAGTAATTTAACCATCCCTTATTTAATTACTGCCAAATACTCCGTGCTTTATTCAAAAGTTTCTATAAGCTCTATCTATTTTTTTCTTATCGCTAATTTCGTATAATGACCTGTAAACATTATAACATACTTTACCCTCTTTAATAAGAATATCCCAACTATTTTCTTCTAAAAAAAATATATTTCTTCCGCATATTGCCCCTATGGTCTTCAACCATAGGAGCAATTAATAGCATACAAAGAATCTGACTTTATTCTATAAGACTAATACTACAATCATGCCGAGAATACCTATAAATCCTATTCGACAACACATCCTCCTTCGGAACTTCACTTTCATTTATCTGGCCAACCGTTTTCTGCAACTCACCATAATCCAAGTTCCCATCATCAGGAACCAATATAGTTTCATGCAGACTGGACGGCAATATAACAACATCTGAATTCTGAGAATCAGCGAAATCCTTCAAACACCCATCGTATAAAATGCATCCGGCACCGTTAATCTGCTTTTTATTCGAAAGCACATATAAGGGTGGCTTCTGTGAATCAAAATCCAGCAAATCATCCACCATCTCACCCATTTTCATTTCCTCTAAATGGCCCTTAATTTCACTGTCATTGATCGACCTAAGACAATTCACCAAAAGCTAAATTTTTTTACTTTTTTATCAGTAAAAATTTATTATTACTCTATTTTTCTTGACATAAAAGTTTCAAAACTGTAATATACTATTATAGAGAGGTGTATGCCATGCGTAGAAAAATTGAAGAAAAGCTCCTTACATGGAAAAACAAAACAGAAAACCGGATGCCTCTGCTCCTCTATGGAGCCAGACAGGTTGGCAAAACCTATATACTGACCAAATTCGGTGAAACACAGTTTGATAACACAGTTTACATTAACCTCGAAACGAACCTTTCCGTTGCTTCTTATTTTTCCGATGATATCTCCCCGGAACGGCTCATTCGCTTCTTGGAAGCAACTGTAAACGAAGTCATCACACCGGGCAAAACTCTCATTATTTTTGACGAGATCCAGTCTTGTGAACGGTCACTGACCTCATTAAAATACTTCTGCGAAATGGTACCCGAATACCACATTGCAGCGGCAGGAAGCCTGCTTGGAGTTGCAATCCATCGGGAGCATTACTCTT is a genomic window of Lacrimispora sphenoides containing:
- a CDS encoding ATP-binding protein; the protein is MNRRINIRPTSGVYATYKRLSYQPWTAIAEFIDNSTQSFYDHKDELLSTKYYKGLVINIDYVEDKLNGDSLVIRDDAFGMEWSDFQRAVILDKPPKNTSGRNEFGMGLKTAACWFGSLWSVESTQLNSKNKYYTEIDIDQLEKYKTEEVDVTEETVNLKEHYTKIVIKKLNKKISGSRTVWAVKQLLSSIYREDIRSGLIKIYYNGTLLQFNEAPIFKEINQENHSKEWKKDIRFSILHDNKELKVTGFIAIRIPGSLKDAGFTLLRRGRVIVGGSEKNYRPTELFGDSNSYAYQRLFGELHMDNWPVTQAKDNFDWHNSGLEEAFIKELEKFSQDYRRKAESIRVREKINTNELVKNAVKDLSNSGLVDDVHVEIIELSHEADRSIEDDKFTLIENNIPSDTKIDLQEEQLPEEIVDFNDDGVILEGGSQVNYKFKYRGIEYLFHIIFEMSNPTAHWLLVEEKSKLEYTLQINMKHAFFKPLVKKKEFMPIMMKMCIALVLAEIDSLMLSPDGRINACDIRLKMNEILEDVRKGDVSNE
- the dcm gene encoding DNA (cytosine-5-)-methyltransferase — protein: MKANKFKFIDLFAGIGGFHQAMRYLGGECLMAAEINQACVETYNLNYKTLEGKVRGNVNDIDPLTIDSFDVLCAGFPCQPFSKAGYQKGFKDESRGNLFFKIIDILDGHPEVKFVILENVRNLADKSENWDVIKSELSKRNFYITEKPIILSPSDFGLPQIRERVYILGIKKSIKNNEILNNGCIHVNDLNLKKYYKVCQMGDAWKILEQDVSDDYLITAEQEEMIFAWDEFRQATNIGVIGFPIWLNSFGVNFEDEDLFRQEQGYEDMPNWKKRFVDNNRKLYLENRDFIDDWIVRYDMFNRIKLLQKFEWNCGIDVDDIHNTIIQIRQSGIRIKRPTYYPSLVAMVNTPIIWDRQKQHFRHITQREAANLQNFHGKFKFPRNDKAAYKQLGNSVNVRVLKILGEQLFALANEGWGDEENE
- a CDS encoding helix-turn-helix domain-containing protein; translated protein: MSVDYKKLWILLIEKSITKPQFRQVANLSPATLTKLNKNEYVSLEILTRICKALDCNIGDILDVIN
- a CDS encoding HNH endonuclease domain-containing protein, whose product is MMQLPYSENLSIERLGRLFDKMSESYKIFWFQAIVNKVISGKERLTYQELINEMIADSWYMVSEYKLNLGPSDTLEALVHYIHEISGMKTSEKKVNILNYLEQCNDKKIFEMKRTLTYFVPYRLQAPFVEAFAGSEWNLSKPNLASRMNQEKRLMYYYSDICGMGTSICVRPEWCTYIRKNQEILKGWIQYNLIMYLQRRNPNVPGISSKLEPPKDRKLNKVIKYWKTIMEITPVTDIYGNKVLTGETLSIDHFIPWSYVAHDEFWNLHPTTKSINCSKSNNLPDWKTYFPALIEKEYFSYQMMWKYDVVHKEFLKCSREHVNSDNVMTKLYKENISKSEFQENLENILLPIYNAARNAGFKDWFYSNAK
- a CDS encoding Fic family protein, which produces MTISETKVLLEDGITVGGKSLREALEAYGHSHAYDYMFSLIDKQTIQESDIKELHRLFYSGISESKAGVYRTVRVVITGSSYSVCAPDKIEQEIKYLCDWIEKERDNYDPVTFAAELHRRFIFIHPFEDGNGRTARLLMNTALIQKGYLPCVISPYIRNDYIQALEGAHAEPEKFIRFIAEAELETEKDFIRALGLEMPELKNI
- a CDS encoding DUF5688 family protein codes for the protein MNCLRSINDSEIKGHLEEMKMGEMVDDLLDFDSQKPPLYVLSNKKQINGAGCILYDGCLKDFADSQNSDVVILPSSLHETILVPDDGNLDYGELQKTVGQINESEVPKEDVLSNRIYRYSRHDCSISLIE